GCCGGATGTTGTTTCGTGAAGTGCTCATTTGCCTTTCAGTCTGCTCTTGGATAACTTATGGTTTCCTGAATAATGAAGGCCCGCGGGAAGTCTTTGGCAATTTGTTTAAAAACCCTCATCGCCTCGTATCGGTTTCGGAAATTGCCCACCGACACCTTAAAGTAGGGATTGTCGTAGTATCGGTAACAAGGGATGTCGGGGAATTTGGCAATGAACTCTGCAATGATATCCATCGATTTCTGCCGCGATTGCTGGCTATTGTCCCGATATATGCGCACCCTAAAACCAGGAGCACCTTTGGCCTTAGCGTTTTGAAATCCCACCTGGTTGCACAGCAACTCTATTTCTGGATCTTGTAGTATAGTAACTTTACCTCCATTCTCCTTTGGAGTTTGAAGTGACTGGAAGTAGGGAATGTATCCCTCCTTTTCTGAGGTGTCTCCCTGAGCTTGCGATGAAAAAGGAGCCAATGCCAAACAAATAATTAATGCTATTCGGTGCTTCATTACTCTTGGTAAGTAAGATTTAAGTAGTTAGCAAAAGCCATCCGCTCAACTATGCGGCAAAGTTATTCATTTTATGATATAAGCCCAACTATTTTAGTTGGTTCCCTTAATCTGAGTAGCTATCTCGCCGAGGGTTTGATCCTTAAACTCAAAATTCTTACCGAAGAGCCCAACTTTCACCCGGATTTTACCGGTAATGCGAATCTTCGCGGCTAACTTTTCGGGGTTTCCGGACAGTAATACGGATCCACCCATAAGCATATTCTTCAGCTCCAACACAATGGTGGCAGGAACATCGCCAGTATACATTTTTGGAATGATCACCTTATCTTTAAGGGTAAGCTTACCCAGCTGCTGCTTCCCAAGCACGGCATCGAGGTCTATCTTCTTAATTTTAATCTTCCTGTTGTTGGGGTTTTCCACCTTAGCCACAAGATCAATATTTACTTTGTTTCCTTCCAGTGAGTTCACTTGCACATTATCCACCTTCGAAACAACGATTCCCTTTAGGCTTCCGCACGACGAAAAAGTTGCAACCAGAAGAGCCAAAACAATTAATCTTACTATTTTCATAAAGACACATTAATTAAAAACGAAAATCTACTGAACAACGAAGATAAGCTAGAACTATTGCGGCTACTCGCCTGCTTCTATTTCCGCCATAATTTCATCAGTCATTTCCATGTTATGGTAAACGGCAACAACATCATCGATCTCCTCAAAATCGTCAATCATTCGAAGAACCTTCATAGCAGTTCGAGCATCTACTGGCTTTAAATCGTTGGGAATACGGCGCAACTCGGCGTTCTCCACCTCTATCTCCATAGCCTCAAGAGCCTTTTGCATACGGCCAAAGTCTTCCATTGCCACGGTAATCTCAATAGTATCATCGTTTACCTCAATCTCCTCGGCACCGCCCTCAATTGCACCCATCTCAAAATCGTCCATGCTCTTAACGTTGGCAGCCGGAATGGTGAATACGCCCTTACGGTCGAAAAGGAAACTCAGCGATCCGTTAGTGCCTAAGCTACCTCCCTTTTTTGTAAAGATGGAACGAACAAAAGAAACAGTGCGGTTATTGTTGTCGGTGAGCGTTTCGACAAATATGGCAACTCCGCTAAATCCATACCCCTCAAAAGTAAGCTCTTGTATACCGGTTTTTTCTTGGTCGGCCTTAGTAATGGCGCGCTGAATATTCTCTTTGGGCATGTTTGCCCCTTTAGCGTTATTGATGCAAAGCCGTAGCTTAGTATTGGTCTCTGGGTCGGGCCCACCATCCTTCACGGCAACCATCATCTCCTTAATAATACGGGAAAACATTTGCGAACGCTTGGCATCTGCCGAACCCTTTTTCCTTTTAATAGTAGACCACTTACTATGACCAGACATAACTCCTAAAGATTAGATTTTGAGGGGATATAAATAAAATTTGAGCCCAAAAATAGCAATTTAACCGCTCACTTCCTTTTATAAAATGCTTTTTTATCGGAAGCAACCCAACTAACCCCTATCTACGTTACTGATATATGGAAAGATAAACTGAATATTTAAGCCCCACAATGTTCGTTGAATTACGCACAAAAGCCAAGACGAAGCTCCCCGTGTAGATTTAGGAATATTAGGTTAGTTTCAAATTTATTGGAATCGATCATTGAGAACAATAAAAGTTGTAATTTGCTATTAACTTTGCAAAAAAAAGAAGAAATGAGTAGCCTCTTCCATAAAGACAAACCTCGGTATTTTCGCAGCGTTAAGCCAGTTTACAACGAGAGTTTACCCAAAGTGTATATTGAAACCTACGGCTGCCAAATGAATTCGAGCGACTCCGAAGTTGTGGCATCCATCATGCAGGCTAATGGCTACTCCATTACCGAGAACCTCAACGAAGCCGATATAATCCTTATAAATACTTGCTCCATTCGCGACAACGCCGAAGTACGGATATGGGGTAGACTTGAGAACTTGCACATCGAGAAGAAGAAACGACCCAGCTTACTGGTAGGGGTAATTGGTTGTATGGCCGAACGATTGAAGGA
The nucleotide sequence above comes from Williamwhitmania taraxaci. Encoded proteins:
- a CDS encoding YebC/PmpR family DNA-binding transcriptional regulator — its product is MSGHSKWSTIKRKKGSADAKRSQMFSRIIKEMMVAVKDGGPDPETNTKLRLCINNAKGANMPKENIQRAITKADQEKTGIQELTFEGYGFSGVAIFVETLTDNNNRTVSFVRSIFTKKGGSLGTNGSLSFLFDRKGVFTIPAANVKSMDDFEMGAIEGGAEEIEVNDDTIEITVAMEDFGRMQKALEAMEIEVENAELRRIPNDLKPVDARTAMKVLRMIDDFEEIDDVVAVYHNMEMTDEIMAEIEAGE
- a CDS encoding LEA type 2 family protein, with the translated sequence MKIVRLIVLALLVATFSSCGSLKGIVVSKVDNVQVNSLEGNKVNIDLVAKVENPNNRKIKIKKIDLDAVLGKQQLGKLTLKDKVIIPKMYTGDVPATIVLELKNMLMGGSVLLSGNPEKLAAKIRITGKIRVKVGLFGKNFEFKDQTLGEIATQIKGTN